The sequence CTAATACACAAACAGATATCGAAGTTGTAGCCGAGGAACTTGTGAAGTCTCGTGGGTTTATAGTAGAAGATAACCGAAAGCACCTAACGTTCCCACGTGTTAGGAATGTGCTACATTCCAAAACTAAAGATGAACTAATGACCTGGATTTTAACCAAATTGCCTGATAAATTTTAGTTTGATTTTTTTTACAGTTCAAAGAAAGCGTAATACGACTTTTCCCAATCATCAAGCATTATAAAAAAAGTACGATTGCACGCGCAATTAATCAAAATAAatagtagtagatctagtaaGCTTAGTAAAATGTATCATATTGGTTTCACAGTTACCACAAAAGCATAGCTTGgcacaaatgtcacaacaaacACACTTACTACCCATATCGTTGTGAACGTAATTATCCATATCTGTGAATAGGAAATCGCGTCGGCATTTATCACAGTTTGAGGCATATTCTTTAATGTCCGTATCAACAGGGTGGTGAGTGGTTGCTTGAAGTAGTGTGACTGATGACAGATGTCCATCTCTGCCAGCCCGACCAGTTTCTTGAATGTAAGAACTATTGTCATCCGGCAGGCCAACATGAACTATTTGCCTCACATCAGCGCAATCTACCCCCATACCAAAGGCAATTGTGGCAATAACAATTCTCAGGCTGCTTTTTTTCTTAAATAACTGTATAATTTCTGTTTTGTGGCCAGCATCTGTAACGCTAGTAAACATGTCTACCATGCGGAAAGAGGGTACATCAGGAGCATAAACAGGCTCTGTGAAATTGGTGCCTAACTCTCTCCGAAGAAAAATGTATATATCTGCACACATACTGAACGACTGACCGTAAATGATTGTTTTTGGGAAGGCAACACGCACATTTTTCAACTTCCGAGCTAATGGACGAAACGTTTCTTCAACTCCATTAAACACTCCAACACAGTAAAAGAGATTCTTTTTAGAAGGAGATCTTGTGATTACATAGGGTGACTTTAGCCCGATTGTCTTGCTGACAGAGTAACGAATGGTTTTTGTGGCTGTCGCTGTAACAGCCATTACATTCACACCTATTGGTAATAGGCTTCTCACTTCACCAATTCTATCCATGACAGGCCTAAAAGTCTCACCCCtataaaacaataattatatcattatttACCTACttaagattataattatgagtataatatatacaagTGCATTtgttatgtggcttaccattTCTTCACACAATGTGCCTCATCAATCACAAAGGCCTTCAAACGATTAGCATAAACATCGCCTTCCAGCAATTTTCTCCACTTTCGGTTTCCAATGATCATCTCTGGCGTAAAGAAAATTAACTGATACGCACCTCTGCACACACCATCTTGTACTTCAATGTCCACATTTTCTCCTGAAACTAGTGCCGAGGACAATCCCTTGGAAGAAAAAAATGCCACCTGCATTGGAATCAACATAGTTACTAATTTTGCTTGTCAGTCTGtgtgagttataattattcgctataattatgtacgacacatgcagtgatgtgAATGTTATCATGTTCAGGGCTTCAGGCATACTTGAATGTTTCTGTGAACACGAACATGCAATTGCAAGAGTGAAAAGGGTCACGTGTTATCTTCACTTGTGAGAGTATAgtttaatacatgcatggcatgcCTTTTTAATCATGATAAACCCTAAACCAGCCTACCTGATCTTTCATAATAGCTAGCAGAGGAGTCACTACTATCACCAGTGAATATCCTTTCTCCTTTTGAAGGATTTTATCAAAGGTGAATGGCAAACAAGCATAGCACAGACTTTTCCCAAATCCTGTTGGAAGAACAGCAAATACGTCTTTCTTTCCCATAAAAGCACGCACAACATCCATCTGTTCAGGTTTCACACTTGGATAGCCCAACTCTCTGGCAGCTGAGCAGATGCTTTCAGTCAAAATACTCATAGTTTACTTTATTCAATTCAACTTGATATGTCAGCTGAGAAGCCAGGTTTAGCTGGGAAGCCACAATATGCATTACGTGATcactctgcaatctgattggtgctgcatgattttctgcagcagaacgaatgctagatagggctgaaACCCGTCCCCCCATTTTTATGGCcggggacgggcacgcccatctacacTGAACACCCTTATtccaataaaaattattgtggCAAGGAATTATAGAGAAGCCCTACAACATGTACCAGAAAACACCAAATCATTACCCCGCtgcaggggtagagtgatcggtgtgtgtggacacaaaaaatGAGCGaactataccgtattactagaacactttgcgggtgaaaaacttttAGAATAAAAGAACCAAATTATCAGAAatgttgaccctttgcgatctaactattgcattctggcaatAATCGTGTGTAtaattttgcggattttattgttgcgaattgatcaaccatcgcaaagttcgcaaatgtttagatgctcgcaaaacattctagtaatacggtagatCGATTCACTTCATCAATCTAATCGTTGCTTcatagattcacgatcattctccatataattataacgatatAATGAAGGTCATTACGGTAAAAATTTATTGTCTGTTTTGCTAAACATTGAGGGCAAGCGAAGCCAGCATATATATAGAAAATGTACGTAGATCAATCAAACGACTTAATTCATTAAGTGAGGTATAAAGAAGTTTGTTTACTTCGCTTCAACGGAGCGATTTGATTTGAGTACAGTAATAAAGAGCGTAAGTTTTGTTAGTGCGATGTACgattacatacatacatacaaataTACAGTCTTACATATACAAACAGAAAAAGGCATGTAAGTCGCTAGTGTAAGGCTCGCGAATTATGCtgacatgcataattatatattaagAATATACTTACTTCTAGAACATTCTCTGTGGACTCTTATAATGCCATGTGTTCTTAGTTCATTTCCTGCATGATTGTGTTCGAATGTTTCATTTTCTTTGATCTAGCTGAGCACATGCAGCTGAACCGGATTTCAATAGGTTATGGGCCCAGTGTCacagtgctagctagctgaagtGAGTAGAGACTATTTTGTCGTTGTCTTGGTGCTTAACTTGTTCGTTGCGGTAGAGACTATTTTGTAAGCCAGGTTCTTCTTTGTCGTCTTGGTGTTTAACTTGTTCGTCGCGACAGTAAACTTGTTTGTTGCAGCAGTTGCATGAACATGGCTGAGAGCGTTAGAAGTACGGTATCGGTTGTTCCGC comes from Halichondria panicea chromosome 3, odHalPani1.1, whole genome shotgun sequence and encodes:
- the LOC135333844 gene encoding uncharacterized protein LOC135333844 isoform X4, which translates into the protein MGECMVAFFSSKGLSSALVSGENVDIEVQDGVCRGAYQLIFFTPEMIIGNRKWRKLLEGDVYANRLKAFVIDEAHCVKKWGETFRPVMDRIGEVRSLLPIGVNVMAVTATATKTIRYSVSKTIGLKSPYVITRSPSKKNLFYCVGVFNGVEETFRPLARKLKNVRVAFPKTIIYGQSFSMCADIYIFLRRELGTNFTEPVYAPDVPSFRMVDMFTSVTDAGHKTEIIQLFKKKSSLRIVIATIAFGMGVDCADVRQIVHVGLPDDNSSYIQETGRAGRDGHLSSVTLLQATTHHPVDTDIKEYASNCDKCRRDFLFTDMDNYVHNDMGSKCVCCDICAKLCFCGNCETNMIHFTKLTRSTTIYFD
- the LOC135333844 gene encoding uncharacterized protein LOC135333844 isoform X3; protein product: MLIPMQVAFFSSKGLSSALVSGENVDIEVQDGVCRGAYQLIFFTPEMIIGNRKWRKLLEGDVYANRLKAFVIDEAHCVKKWGETFRPVMDRIGEVRSLLPIGVNVMAVTATATKTIRYSVSKTIGLKSPYVITRSPSKKNLFYCVGVFNGVEETFRPLARKLKNVRVAFPKTIIYGQSFSMCADIYIFLRRELGTNFTEPVYAPDVPSFRMVDMFTSVTDAGHKTEIIQLFKKKSSLRIVIATIAFGMGVDCADVRQIVHVGLPDDNSSYIQETGRAGRDGHLSSVTLLQATTHHPVDTDIKEYASNCDKCRRDFLFTDMDNYVHNDMGSKCVCCDICAKLCFCGNCETNMIHFTKLTRSTTIYFD
- the LOC135333844 gene encoding uncharacterized protein LOC135333844 isoform X2; this encodes MSILTESICSAARELGYPSVKPEQMDVVRAFMGKKDVFAVLPTGFGKSLCYACLPFTFDKILQKEKGYSLVIVVTPLLAIMKDQVAFFSSKGLSSALVSGENVDIEVQDGVCRGAYQLIFFTPEMIIGNRKWRKLLEGDVYANRLKAFVIDEAHCVKKWGETFRPVMDRIGEVRSLLPIGVNVMAVTATATKTIRYSVSKTIGLKSPYVITRSPSKKNLFYCVGVFNGVEETFRPLARKLKNVRVAFPKTIIYGQSFSMCADIYIFLRRELGTNFTEPVYAPDVPSFRMVDMFTSVTDAGHKTEIIQLFKKKSSLRIVIATIAFGMGVDCADVRQIVHVGLPDDNSSYIQETGRAGRDGHLSSVTLLQATTHHPVDTDIKEYASNCDKCRRDFLFTDMDNYVHNDMGSKCVCCDICAKLCFCGNCETNMIHFTKLTRSTTIYFD